The following proteins come from a genomic window of Aquimarina sp. MAR_2010_214:
- the pheT gene encoding phenylalanine--tRNA ligase subunit beta yields MKISYNWLKQFINIDWDAEKTGELLTDLGLEVEGIESYQSVKGGLEGVIVGQVLNCEKHPNADKLKITKVDLGRGEPVQIVCGAPNVAAGQKVPVATIGTKLYNDKGEEWVIKKGKIRGEESHGMICAEDELGLGKSHDGIMVLSTDITVGTKAADIFDIENDSVFEIGLTPNRADAMSHWGTARDLKAGLLQKDLNLELITPSVSNFRVENRLNKIDIEVKNTELAPRYCGVTISDIKVSESPAWLQHRLKAIGIAPKNNVVDVTNYVLHELGQPLHAFDAHYIEGNKIEVKTVDAGTKFTTLDEVERELHQEDLMICDAVKPLCIAGVFGGTNSGVTERTTSIFLESAYFNPISIRKTAKRHGLNTDASFRFERGIDPNITEYALKRAALLIQELAGGNISSEIMDLYPKKIEDFQVILSFENTTKLIGEEVPRETIKRILTSLDIKINSVTETGIGLTIPAYRNDVQREVDVIEEILRVYGYNTIGFTQKLNASISNIDKFSDHNVQNTISNQLVGQGFSEMLANSLTSPDYIALSEQLKNENNVEMLNPLSNDLAVMRQSMLFSGLEAVSYNSNRKRSDLKLFEFGKTYHNYEDKRTENKHLSIIISGDRSKETWTTNSQTSDFFYLKGIILSVLERLGITRLKTSPVKNDVFAEGLSLSIGKSRLVDFGILKKPVLKHFSISQEVLYADFNWDVILEYVRHNKIKYTDIPKFPEVRRDFALLLDDSIKFEEIHTIAKQTEKQILKDVNLFDVYQGKNLPKGKKSYAVSFILQDDNKTLTDKQIDKIMNKLQYNFENKLGAELR; encoded by the coding sequence ATGAAGATTTCATATAACTGGCTGAAGCAATTTATTAATATTGATTGGGATGCAGAAAAAACCGGAGAACTCCTTACCGACCTGGGATTAGAAGTAGAAGGAATAGAATCCTATCAAAGTGTAAAAGGAGGACTAGAAGGTGTAATAGTAGGGCAAGTTCTTAATTGCGAAAAACATCCAAATGCAGATAAGCTTAAAATCACCAAAGTGGATTTAGGAAGAGGTGAACCAGTTCAGATTGTTTGTGGCGCTCCTAATGTTGCTGCAGGACAAAAAGTTCCTGTTGCAACTATTGGCACAAAACTTTATAATGATAAAGGTGAAGAATGGGTCATAAAAAAAGGAAAAATAAGAGGAGAAGAAAGTCATGGTATGATCTGTGCCGAGGATGAATTAGGCTTAGGGAAAAGTCATGATGGAATTATGGTTTTAAGTACAGACATCACTGTGGGAACTAAAGCTGCAGACATATTTGATATTGAAAATGATTCTGTATTCGAAATTGGATTAACTCCTAATCGTGCGGATGCAATGAGTCATTGGGGTACTGCACGTGATCTTAAAGCTGGATTATTACAAAAGGATCTTAATTTAGAACTTATCACTCCATCTGTAAGCAATTTTAGAGTAGAAAACAGGTTAAATAAAATTGACATCGAAGTCAAAAATACTGAACTCGCACCTAGATATTGTGGTGTAACAATTTCTGATATTAAAGTAAGTGAGTCTCCTGCATGGTTACAACATAGATTGAAAGCGATAGGAATTGCTCCAAAAAATAATGTCGTAGATGTTACTAATTATGTTTTGCACGAGTTAGGACAACCCTTACATGCATTTGATGCACATTATATAGAGGGGAATAAAATCGAAGTAAAAACTGTTGATGCCGGTACCAAGTTTACAACTCTGGATGAAGTAGAAAGAGAATTGCACCAGGAAGATCTTATGATTTGTGATGCTGTAAAACCTCTTTGCATTGCTGGTGTATTTGGTGGAACAAATTCTGGTGTTACAGAAAGAACAACCTCCATTTTCTTAGAAAGTGCTTATTTTAATCCAATTAGTATTCGTAAAACAGCAAAACGACATGGATTAAATACCGATGCCTCTTTTAGGTTTGAAAGAGGTATTGATCCAAATATTACCGAATATGCGCTGAAAAGAGCCGCCCTATTAATACAAGAACTTGCAGGGGGAAATATTTCTAGCGAAATTATGGATCTATATCCTAAAAAGATTGAAGATTTTCAGGTGATTTTATCTTTTGAAAATACGACAAAATTAATTGGTGAAGAAGTGCCTCGAGAAACGATTAAAAGAATTCTCACTTCATTAGATATTAAAATCAACAGTGTAACTGAAACAGGAATAGGTCTTACCATTCCTGCTTATAGAAATGATGTACAAAGAGAAGTTGATGTAATAGAAGAAATTCTTAGAGTATATGGGTATAATACTATTGGTTTTACTCAAAAATTAAATGCTTCTATATCAAATATTGATAAGTTCTCTGATCATAATGTACAAAATACCATATCAAACCAACTCGTTGGTCAAGGGTTTAGTGAGATGTTAGCTAACTCTCTTACTTCTCCAGACTATATCGCCTTGAGTGAGCAACTTAAAAATGAAAATAATGTAGAAATGCTAAATCCACTTAGTAATGATTTGGCAGTAATGAGGCAATCTATGTTATTTTCGGGCCTAGAGGCAGTATCGTATAACAGCAATAGAAAACGATCAGATCTTAAATTATTTGAGTTTGGAAAAACGTATCATAATTATGAGGATAAAAGAACAGAAAATAAACATCTAAGTATTATTATTTCTGGAGATAGATCCAAAGAAACCTGGACCACGAATTCGCAAACAAGTGATTTCTTTTACCTAAAAGGAATCATACTCTCTGTTTTAGAGCGTTTGGGAATAACAAGATTGAAAACATCTCCTGTAAAGAATGACGTTTTTGCAGAAGGTCTTTCTTTGAGTATTGGTAAATCCAGATTAGTAGATTTTGGAATCCTAAAGAAGCCCGTGCTTAAACATTTTTCTATTTCTCAGGAAGTATTGTATGCTGATTTTAATTGGGATGTTATCTTAGAATATGTAAGACACAATAAAATAAAGTATACAGATATTCCAAAGTTTCCCGAAGTACGTCGTGATTTTGCTTTACTACTGGACGATTCTATAAAGTTTGAAGAAATTCACACTATTGCCAAGCAAACTGAAAAACAAATTTTAAAAGATGTAAATTTATTTGATGTGTACCAAGGTAAAAATCTACCAAAAGGGAAAAAATCGTATGCTGTAAGCTTCATTTTGCAAGACGATAATAAAACACTTACCGATAAACAAATCGATAAGATTATGAACAAGTTACAGTATAATTTTGAAAATAAATTAGGGGCCGAACTTAGATAA
- a CDS encoding tetratricopeptide repeat protein — protein sequence MKTKFIVVLFLAIGAFGFAQKKITPKPALKAAAKALKSGNMDVAAEALQAAEGQLDAADEKMKAQYYFFKGQVVASTAGESIDKIESAANAYNKTIEIEKAAGGSKYTADATQKLQLLRQSLIENAIKDQNAKNYKAASEKLYLGYTTNKADTTYLYYAAGNAVNDKDYDTALKYYKELKDLGFSGIKKEFVATNKETGKVDAFQSKQVRDISVKTGEYIKPEIKTSDSKKGEIAKNIALIYMSQGKDEEAIAAIEDAKKENPGDSALMQAEADVYYKLGNIAKYKEIMEQIVSNDPENPDLLYNLGVSASRLGDNDQAMGYYKKALELKPDYTAAQINIASIILSGETKIVDEMNGLGTSSKDNKRYDELTKKRSELYKSAVPYLEGALKSNPDNVEAIRTLMNIFYQLDDPKAGEMKDKLKALEGGN from the coding sequence ATGAAGACTAAATTTATCGTAGTACTATTCCTAGCTATTGGTGCTTTTGGATTTGCTCAAAAGAAAATTACACCTAAACCGGCATTAAAAGCTGCTGCCAAAGCCTTAAAATCTGGTAATATGGATGTGGCTGCAGAAGCATTACAAGCTGCAGAAGGACAGTTAGACGCTGCTGATGAAAAAATGAAAGCACAGTATTATTTTTTTAAAGGTCAGGTTGTAGCTTCTACTGCAGGTGAATCTATAGATAAAATCGAAAGTGCAGCAAATGCTTATAATAAAACAATAGAAATTGAAAAAGCAGCAGGAGGATCTAAATATACTGCAGATGCTACTCAAAAATTACAATTATTACGTCAGTCTTTAATTGAAAATGCAATTAAAGATCAGAATGCAAAAAACTATAAAGCAGCATCAGAAAAATTGTATTTAGGGTATACAACTAATAAAGCTGATACAACATACCTATATTATGCAGCAGGTAATGCTGTTAATGATAAAGACTATGATACTGCTCTAAAATATTATAAGGAATTAAAAGACCTTGGTTTTAGCGGAATAAAAAAGGAGTTTGTTGCAACTAATAAAGAAACTGGTAAAGTTGATGCTTTTCAATCAAAGCAAGTAAGAGATATTTCTGTAAAAACTGGAGAATATATTAAACCAGAAATTAAAACATCTGACTCCAAAAAAGGGGAGATTGCTAAAAATATTGCTTTGATTTATATGAGTCAAGGAAAAGATGAAGAGGCAATAGCTGCTATTGAAGATGCTAAAAAAGAAAATCCTGGGGATTCTGCATTAATGCAGGCAGAAGCTGATGTATATTATAAGTTAGGAAATATTGCTAAGTATAAAGAAATTATGGAACAGATCGTATCTAACGATCCTGAAAATCCGGATTTACTATATAATTTAGGAGTTAGTGCATCTCGTCTTGGTGATAATGACCAAGCAATGGGGTATTATAAGAAGGCTTTAGAATTAAAGCCTGATTACACTGCTGCTCAAATCAATATCGCTTCTATAATTTTAAGTGGAGAAACTAAGATTGTAGATGAAATGAATGGATTGGGAACATCTTCAAAAGATAATAAAAGATATGATGAACTTACAAAAAAGAGATCAGAATTATATAAATCAGCTGTCCCTTACCTTGAAGGGGCTCTAAAAAGTAATCCTGATAATGTAGAAGCTATTCGTACTTTAATGAATATATTTTATCAGTTGGATGATCCTAAAGCTGGTGAAATGAAAGATAAACTTAAAGCTTTAGAAGGAGGTAACTAA
- the gyrA gene encoding DNA gyrase subunit A: MADGEKLIPINIEDEMKSAYIDYSMSVIVSRALPDVRDGLKPVHRRVLYGMYELGVKASSAHKKSARIVGEVLGKYHPHGDTSVYDTMVRMAQEWSLRYMLVDGQGNFGSVDGDSPAAMRYTEARMRKISEDMLADIEKDTVDHTFNFDDTLQEPTVLPTRVPGLLINGASGIAVGMATNMPPHNLSEVVDGTVAYIENNDIEIDELIQYIKAPDFPTGGTIYGYDGVREAFKTGRGRVVIRAKASFEEVNGRESIIVTEIPYQVNKADMIKKTADLVNDKKIEGISTIRDESDRNGMRIVYVLKRDAIPNIVLNLLYKYTALQSSFSVNNIALVNGRPQLLNVKEMIHYFVEHRHEVVVRRTKYELKKAEERAHILEGLIIASDNIDEVIALIRSSANADEAREKLIKRFKLSEIQAKAIVEMRLRQLTGLEQDKLRAEYDELMKTIDDLKDILEKKERRMQIIKDELAEVKEKYGDERRSQIEYAGGDLSIEDMIPDEKVVITISHAGYIKRTSLNEYKKQNRGGVGQKGSTTRNEDFLEHLFVGTNHQYMLFFTQKGKCFWMRVYEIPEGSKTSKGRAIQNLINIHSDDKVKAFICTQDLKDEEYINSHYVIMATKKGQVKKTSLEQYSRPRTNGINAITIKDNDELLEARLTDGKSQVMLAVKSGKAIRFEEEKTRPMGRGASGVRGIRLADDKDEVIGMVAVNEMESNILVVSENGYGKRSKLEDYRITNRGGKGVKTISVTDKTGSLVAIKNVTDLDDLMIINKSGIAIRLAVEDLRVMGRATQGVRLINLKGKDSIAAVAKVMHDEDDIDQDEDMEGVDPSVTDTDNASDGTNIDSETKQ; the protein is encoded by the coding sequence ATGGCTGATGGAGAAAAGCTAATACCTATCAATATAGAAGATGAGATGAAATCTGCTTACATTGATTATTCAATGTCTGTTATAGTATCTCGTGCACTTCCTGATGTTAGGGATGGCCTTAAGCCCGTACATAGACGTGTTTTATACGGTATGTATGAACTGGGTGTTAAAGCAAGTAGTGCCCACAAGAAATCTGCAAGAATTGTAGGTGAGGTTCTTGGTAAATATCACCCACATGGGGATACGTCTGTATATGATACGATGGTTCGTATGGCGCAGGAATGGAGTTTGAGGTATATGCTAGTTGATGGTCAGGGTAACTTTGGTTCTGTTGATGGAGATAGTCCTGCGGCTATGCGTTATACAGAAGCAAGAATGCGTAAGATATCTGAAGACATGTTGGCAGATATCGAAAAAGATACTGTAGATCATACATTTAATTTTGATGACACGTTACAAGAACCAACAGTTCTACCAACGAGAGTCCCAGGATTATTAATAAATGGAGCTTCAGGAATTGCAGTAGGTATGGCAACAAATATGCCCCCTCATAATTTAAGTGAGGTTGTTGATGGTACAGTTGCGTATATTGAGAATAACGATATCGAAATTGATGAATTAATACAGTATATTAAAGCCCCGGATTTTCCTACAGGAGGAACAATCTATGGTTATGATGGTGTTAGGGAGGCTTTTAAAACTGGTAGAGGAAGAGTCGTTATACGAGCTAAAGCAAGTTTTGAAGAAGTAAACGGTAGAGAAAGTATAATTGTTACCGAGATCCCTTATCAAGTGAATAAGGCAGATATGATTAAAAAAACTGCTGACCTTGTTAATGATAAGAAGATTGAAGGGATTTCTACAATACGTGATGAGTCTGATAGAAACGGTATGCGTATCGTATATGTTCTTAAACGTGATGCAATACCTAATATAGTACTAAATCTTTTATATAAATATACAGCCTTACAATCTTCGTTTAGTGTAAATAATATTGCACTGGTTAACGGAAGACCACAGTTGTTGAATGTAAAAGAAATGATTCATTATTTTGTTGAACACAGACATGAAGTAGTTGTTCGTCGTACAAAATATGAATTGAAAAAAGCAGAAGAAAGAGCTCATATACTTGAAGGTTTAATCATAGCTTCTGATAATATTGATGAAGTGATTGCTTTAATTCGTTCTTCCGCAAATGCAGATGAGGCACGCGAAAAATTAATAAAGCGCTTCAAACTTTCTGAAATACAGGCCAAAGCAATCGTAGAGATGCGTTTGCGTCAATTAACCGGTCTTGAGCAAGATAAACTACGTGCGGAGTATGATGAGTTGATGAAGACTATCGATGACCTTAAGGATATTTTGGAAAAGAAGGAGCGTAGAATGCAAATTATTAAGGACGAGCTAGCAGAAGTAAAGGAAAAATATGGTGATGAGCGTCGTTCTCAAATAGAATATGCAGGAGGAGATTTGAGTATCGAGGATATGATTCCTGATGAAAAAGTTGTTATTACAATTTCGCATGCAGGATATATTAAAAGAACTTCTCTTAATGAATATAAGAAACAAAATAGAGGAGGAGTTGGACAAAAAGGAAGCACAACGCGTAATGAAGATTTTCTTGAACATTTATTTGTAGGAACCAATCATCAGTACATGTTGTTCTTTACTCAGAAAGGAAAATGTTTCTGGATGAGAGTATATGAGATTCCAGAAGGAAGTAAAACTTCTAAAGGAAGAGCTATTCAGAATCTAATTAATATACATAGTGATGATAAAGTGAAAGCCTTTATCTGTACTCAGGATCTTAAAGATGAAGAGTATATCAATTCGCATTATGTAATTATGGCAACGAAAAAAGGTCAGGTCAAAAAGACATCGTTAGAACAATACTCCAGACCAAGAACAAATGGTATTAATGCAATTACTATAAAAGATAATGACGAGCTTCTCGAAGCTAGGTTAACTGATGGTAAAAGCCAGGTAATGCTAGCAGTAAAATCAGGTAAAGCAATACGATTTGAAGAAGAAAAAACCAGACCGATGGGACGTGGAGCCTCAGGAGTAAGAGGAATCAGGCTTGCAGATGATAAAGATGAAGTAATAGGTATGGTAGCTGTTAACGAAATGGAAAGTAATATCTTAGTAGTTTCAGAAAACGGTTATGGAAAACGTTCTAAGTTAGAAGATTATAGAATAACGAATAGAGGAGGTAAAGGAGTTAAAACCATTTCTGTAACGGATAAAACAGGAAGTTTGGTGGCAATTAAGAACGTTACCGACTTAGATGATCTTATGATTATAAATAAATCAGGGATCGCTATTCGACTAGCAGTGGAAGATTTACGTGTGATGGGACGAGCAACACAAGGAGTGCGTCTTATTAATTTAAAAGGTAAAGACTCTATTGCTGCAGTAGCAAAAGTTATGCACGATGAAGATGATATTGATCAGGACGAAGATATGGAGGGTGTTGATCCTTCTGTGACTGATACTGATAATGCTTCAGATGGCACGAATATTGATAGTGAAACAAAACAATAA